In a genomic window of Bos mutus isolate GX-2022 chromosome 6, NWIPB_WYAK_1.1, whole genome shotgun sequence:
- the TACC3 gene encoding transforming acidic coiled-coil-containing protein 3 yields MSLHLFSDENVTGDKSRENCDFLFSPPELTGRASVLRLSQKENVPPKSTAKTVKVTFQTPLRDPQTYRILSPSVGSKLEACFVLGDPVELENCHQVCTQKENQQFTKETDTKTTHGILQKPVPVNTEPPSEDMRPVSEDQPPGGPPSAPLVSLGPSSSSQIPESVENPEASRGPAPGSPECAREEHVHPWPSEESMPLGPMAPEQPSGVVSQDTAEDPLSATGGDSEGVPGPPARPASPCGAPPGEKPLVDLPGAAPVGSMGATSREDTALTGPGEAAGATHPGAQGEEACGQAASSLRSGPVRLEFDFSDATGKRSPPLRKRGKALGLKPPSRRPEARPGKATLEAGKGCELTLRGSDGPSWDKPDDPDCNPAADSGEARPLEHPQSGQATEALSLSRQACSDDTPGTRAPARTPGAAGEGWTTGSLGGSAPLSSPSSEPPTAPTNPTPPTERGPEPTLDLNGEQFRDPAEVLGAGAELDYLEQFGAPSFKESALRKQSLYLNFDPLLQDSPQGLTPSSSGRPRGLPVPSAGPLASEESPGLMQTAGGFSLGLRARSVDRPSSGSPPEAQLLDLDFPGAPGIPMPGLAPCDLGPGAPLLPVGPIVDVLQYSQKDLDSAVEATQKENEVLRGKCAALQERLLEMGKIMDSFEGTVYQVMEESQKQKELTKAEMQKVLKEKAQLTADLHSMEKSFSDLFKRFEKQKEVIEGYRTNEESLKKCVEDYIERVEKEAQKYQALKAQAEEKLRQASEEIAQVRSKAQTDALALQAVLRKEQMRVHSLEKVVEQKTKENDELTRICDDLISKMKRI; encoded by the exons ATGAGTCTGCATCTCTTCAGTGACGAAAACGTCACTGGTGACAAAAGTAGGGAAAATTGCGACTTCCTGTTTTCACCCCCGGAACTTACCGGAAGGGCGTCCGTTCTCCGTCTGTCACAGAAAGAGAATGTGCCGCCGAAGAGCACAGCCAAAACTGTGAAG GTGACTTTTCAGACACCTCTACGGGACCCACAGACATATAGGATCTTAAGTCCCAGCGTGGGCAGCAAGCTCGAAGCCTGTTTTGTTTTGGGTGACCCCGTTGAATTAGAAAACTGCCATCAAGTCTGTACCCAGAAAGAGAA TCAACAGTTCACCAAGGAAACAGACACCAAAAcgacccatggaattctccagaagcCAGTACCAGTCAACACCGAGCCCCCCTCAGAGGACATGAGACCAGTCTCTGAAGACCAGCCTCCTGGTGGGCCCCCCTCAGCTCCTCTGGTCAGCCTGGGTCCCTCAAGCTCTTCCCAGATACCAGAGAGTGTTGAAAACCCGGAGGCCTCCCGAGGACCAGCACCCGGCAGCCCTGAGTGTGCCCGGGAAGAGCACGTCCACCCTTGGCCCTCAGAGGAGAGCATGCCCCTCGGCCCCATGGCTCCAGAACAGCCCTCTGGGGTGGTGTCCCAGGACACAGCAGAGGACCCACTCAGCGCTACGGGAGGGGACTCAGAGGGGGTCCCTGGTCCCCCTGCCAGGCCCGCCTCGCCCTGTGGTGCCCCCCCTGGAGAAAAACCCCTCGTGGACCTGCCTGGAGCGGCCCCAGTGGGCTCCATGGGTGCCACCAGCCGCGAGGACACGGCTCTGACCGGCCCTGGAGAGGCTGCGGGGGCCACACACCCCGGTGCTCAGGGGGAGGAGGCCTGTGGCCAGGCCGCCAGCTCTCTGAGGAGCGGTCCTGTCCGGCTGGAGTTCGACTTCTCTGATGCCACCGGCAAAAGGTCGCCCCCACTGCGGAAGCGAGGGAAGGCCCTGGGTCTCAAGCCCCCCTCGAGGAGACCAGAGGCGAGGCCCGGAAAGGCTACCCTGGAGGCGGGCAAGGGTTGCGAGCTCACTCTGCGTGGGTCCGACGGCCCGAGCTGGGACAAGCCAGACGACCCAGACTGTAACCCGGCCGCAGACAGTGGCGAGGCCCGGCCCCTGGAGCACCCGCAGAGCGGCCAGGCCACAGAGGCCTTGTCTCTGAGCCG GCAGGCGTGCTCAGATGACACACCCGGGACGAGGGCCCCAGCGAGGACCCCAGGAGCGGCGGGCGAG GGGTGGACCACAGGCTCTTTGGGGGGTTCGGCGCCCCTCAGCAGCCCAAGCAGCGAGCCACCGACTGCACCCACCAACCCTACGCCCCCCACCGAGAGGGGGCCGGAGCCCACCCTGGACCTGAACGGGGAGCAGTTCCGGGACCCCGCGGAGG TCCTAGGCGCGGGGGCAGAGTTGGACTACCTGGAGCAGTTCGGGGCGCCCTCG TTTAAAGAGTCAGCCCTGAGGAAGCAGTCGCTGTACCTCAACTTCGACCCGCTCCTGCAGGACAGTCCCCAGGGGCTGACACCCAGCAG CAGCGGCAGGCCGCGGGGCCTACCTGTCCCGAGCGCGGGCCCTCTGGCCTCCGAGGAGAGCCCCGGGCTCATGCAGACAGCAGGTGGCTTCTCTCTTGGTCTCCGTGCTCGCAGTGTGGACAGGCCTTCCTCTGGAAGCCCCCCGGAGGCCCAGCTGCTTgacctggacttccctggagccCCGGGCATTCCT ATGCCTGGCCTGGCTCCGTGTGACCTTGGGCCCGGGGCTCCACTGCTGCCTGTGGGGCCGATCGTGGACGTGCTGCAGTACAGCCAGAAGGACCTGGACTCGGCG GTGGAGGCCACGCAGAAGGAGAACGAGGTGCTGCGGGGCAAGTGCGCGGCGCTGCAGGAGAGGCTCCTGGAGATGGG GAAGATCATGGACAGCTTTGAGGGGACTGTCTACCAGGTGATGG AGGAGTCTCAGAAACAGAAGGAGCTCACCAAGGCCGAAATGCAGAAGGTCCTGAAGGAGAAGGCACAGCTGACGGCCGACCTGCACTCCATGGAAAAGTCGTTCTCCGACCTTTTCAAGCGGTTTGAGAAACAGAAGGAGGTGATCGAAGGCTACCGCACG AACGAAGAGTCACTGAAGAAGTGTGTCGAGGATTACATAGAGAGGGTGGAGAAGGAGGCCCAGAAGTACCAGGCACTGAAGGCCCAGGCGGAGGAGAAGCTCCGGCA GGCAAGTGAGGAGATCGCCCAGGTCCGCAGCAAGGCCCAGACTGACGCTCTGGCGCTGCAGGCGGTCCTGAGGAAGGAGCAGATGCGTGTCCACTCCCTGGAGAAGGTGGTGGAACAGAAG ACTAAAGAGAATGATGAGCTGACCAGGATCTGTGACGACCTCATTTCCAAGATGAAGAGAATCTGA